The following are encoded together in the Prionailurus viverrinus isolate Anna chromosome B3, UM_Priviv_1.0, whole genome shotgun sequence genome:
- the LOC125168320 gene encoding olfactory receptor 4F3/4F16/4F29-like — MDGTNHSVVSEFVFLGLTDSWEIQLLLFVFSSTFYVASMMGNSLIMLTVTSDPHLHSPMYFLLANLSFVDLGVSSVTSPKMIYDLFRKRKVISFGGCIAQIFFIHVIGGVEMVLLIAMAFDRYVAICKPLHYLTIMSPRVCLFFLVAAWMTGLIHSMVQLAFVVNLPFCGPNVLDSFYCDLPRFIKLACTDTDRLEFMVTANSGFISVGSFLILIISYIIIILTVQKHSSAGSSKALSTLSAHITVVFLFFGPLIFFYTWPSPSIHLDKFLAIFDAILTPFLNPVIYTFRNQEMQVAMRRVCRQLVNYRKIS, encoded by the coding sequence ATGGATGGAACGAATCACTCTGTGGTGTCAGAGTTTGTGTTCCTGGGACTCACCGATTCCTGGGAGATCCAACTTCTCCTCTTTGTGTTCTCCTCCACGTTTTATGTGGCAAGCATGATGGGAAACTCCCTCATTATGCTCACTGTGACCTCTGACCCTCACTTACACTCCCCCATGTACTTTCTGCTGGCCAACCTCTCCTTCGTTGACCTGGGAGTTTCTTCTGTCACTTCTCCCAAGATGATTTATGATCTTTTTAGAAAGCGTAAAGTCATCTCCTTTGGTGGCTGCATCGctcaaatcttctttatccacgtCATTGGTGGTGTGGAGATGGTGCTGCTCATCGCCATGGCCTTTGACAGATATGTTGCCATATGTAAGCCTCTCCACTATCTGACCATCATGAGCCCAAGAGTGTGCCTCTTCTTTTTAGTGGCTGCCTGGATGACTGGCCTCATCCACTCCATGGTTCAACTGGCATTTGTGGTAAACTTACCCTTCTGTGGTCCTAATGTGTTGGACAGCTTTTACTGTGACCTTCCTCGGTTCATCAAACTTGCCTGCACGGACACCGACCGACTAGAGTTTATGGTCACAGCCAACAGTGGATTCATCTCTGTTGGCTCCTTCCTCATACTGATCATTTCCTATATCATCATCATTCTCACTGTTCAGAAACACTCTTCAGCTGGTTCATCCAAGGCTctgtccacactgtcagctcacaTCACTGTGGTATTCTTGTTCTTtggtcctttgatttttttttatacgtGGCCATCTCCCTCCATACACCTGGATAAGTTTCTGGCCATCTTTGATGCTATTCTCACTCCTTTCCTAAATCCGGTCATCTATACATTCAGGAACCAAGAAATGCAGGTGGCAATGAGGAGAGTATGCAGACAGCTAGTGAATTACAGGAAGATCTCTTAA